The sequence below is a genomic window from Bombus affinis isolate iyBomAffi1 chromosome 13, iyBomAffi1.2, whole genome shotgun sequence.
CATTATTAGataaataagaatatttatataaattattgccCGGATATCGGGAGTTTCAAATGACATAAATAGCATAAAGTTTCGAGTTGAAAGGTTCCGAAAATACTACGAAGTTTCGAGTTTCGAGGGTTTTCGAGGCTTCGAACGGTCCCATCCCTACCAAAAAGTAAAAAGAGAATGACAGGATACGTGATAACCAGCGTAGGCTTTCTAGAAAATACTTACACTTTCCCATCGTTCGTTTTGTTGTACTCTAATACCAGCTTAGACAATTTAACGAAATATTCTGGAGCAAAGTTCACGATCTTTGTCTGGCCGGTTACTTTTTTGTTAACGAGCTGCGTGGCATTTTGAAAATAGTCTACCCAGGACATCTAAAATTAATCGAACGGTTACAAAGATAATAAAGATACAGTAGGACCTCCGTCAAGAGACTTATATCTTCGTGATAACGTTTGCTTTTCTTTACTGCCTCATACCGTTTGTATAGAGACGTTCGGTTAATCGAGAATCTACTGAATTTATCGAAACTGCGAACATAATAATTTCACGACAAAACTGCGACAGAAGCACGAAAGGAACGTGGTGGAAACGCGATCCGAAATACTTACGAAAGACGCGTTATTTTGCAATTCATCCAAAGACATCAAATTGTAAAGCTTTTCTTTATCTCGGTGATCCTCCGGCGGTGTCATGATCCGCGCCAATTCCGTTTCAAACTTTATCACGTCGTTCATCTGTTTTCTGGTCGAATTCTTCTCTCCGCCAAGCAGCACGCCTATCTGCAAACGTGTACGAGTACCTGTACTCGATTCACCGGTTACAAGATTACAAGGTGCCGAAAAACAATGGAATCGAGATAAACGAAACGTAAATCAATGCCATTATACCTTCGTCATGTATTCCAAATACGCAGCCAACACTTTACTGTGTTCGGTGACATTCAGGTAATCGTCGGCGGTTGGCAGCGTCAAACCTCCTTGATCGATCTTGAAAGTGTAAATCGTTTCGTACAATAattgtattatacatatacatatgtataggtCATTATACACTATATTATCGTGTTATCGTAATATACTTTATGATATATTACATGCTAATATATTATACCGTTATGTAATTATATGCAGTTGTTTGGAAAATTTATAGCGTTTTTTACGTGATAAATTCTGCATATTGCACGTATATTTTGGCGAGATTTCAATAGAATTATTTCCAATTGGATTTTTGAAAGATCCATCCTGGTATCTTACTTGTATAATGTGCCTGCTACTATTTCGATCGTCTTCGTTTACCGCCCACGTAAATAAACCATCCATATTGTAAACATTTTGCAGAATATGCATGCTGTTTTGCAACGACCACTCGCTTAGATTAAATTTCCCAGAAATGTTCCAGCCACCGATAGAATCCAACAAGTCCAGCATTGGTTTCGCGCCAAGCGATTCGATCGTGTCGTTTGCGTCCATACACGAGAGGAAATAATATTTTGCTTTCTTCTCGGCCTTTGATTTCATTTCGGCGAACGGCTTTTCTAcgttaaaagagaaaaaaatgaagGGTAGAAGAGGCAGAGCGAGTCAGAGTGGGAGTTTCAACAGATTTTTGTTTTATGATCGAGGCGCTTTCTGTAAAAAAGTAACGTGAAATTTGACCTCGACGTTTCGAAACAccctgtgtgtgtgtgtgtgtgtgtgtgtgtgtatatatatataggtatacGTTTAACACAATCTATAGACCCTTTTTCCAAAAAGCTCCTTGATTACCAGAAACCTACGAAGGGTTCACTTTTTTTTACCAAGAACATTCTTTATAACCAGCTGATTGTCTTGCTCGAACTTATCGAACGTTCCCCACATGCTGTTTCCATCTGGTATGGGATTCTTCTTGATCCAACCACCGCACGCGTATTCGTAAAAATCGTTACATGGATCGACCGAATGGTCTATGCTATTTATAATGGAAGCAGCCACCGTGACACAGTGCTCGGTTAAACAGTGTGTACCATCTAAAACAAAATCAACCACTTTtcgaaaaataataattcatcAACCAATAACACCTATTAACAGATTAACGATACACAAGTTACAGACCGTTCATTTTCTTTTACTGATTTCACGGTATTTACGATCTACGAGCGTGGGAGAACAAAGATGTAACACGATAAGGACAGCAATAACTGGAGATTCGTTTTTGTTAAAACCATACAAGAATATCGTCTAAAAATATAATCGTCATTACGAGATCGCTATGATAGGTGACCTAAGACTTTTATACAGTACCGATATCGATTCGTGTAGTGATGTTACGTTACGGTATATTATCCAACGACCTAACGTTTCAGAATCGTCGTTGCACAGCTTACCTTCCTCGTGCGAAGTGACACGAAGTATTTGCGCTTCTTCCCAGCCGTTTTTGCTGCTGATGATTATCGACAGCATCACGACCATGAACAAAAGGCCCACGCAAATGATAAAAAGACATCTTTCGAGCAAGCTCCTAGCTCTCCACAACGAGATTCCCTAAATACGAAAAATACATACGAATAGATATACAGACATGGCTACAGCGTGTCTCGAAAATGGTGCAAGTAAAATCGGGAAGCTCTGAAACGcgattttctcaaaaacaaaCATTACTATTTCGCTGTCTTTTATTTTCGTCTTGTTTCGAGCAACAGAATCTCTCTAACTTCGCTTGTACCACGTTAGAGCCACGGTGTGTCGTATGTAACAACGTGTAAATTATTCTCAAGCTCCTGCACTATTATTCGCAAACTTATCATTATAACGTTAGAATCGTAGCTCGTAACTCGCGTTACGCGCCTTAATCGCGAATATCTATCGATGGCTGACTTGAAATCTTGCAGCTACGTGTGTACGAGCACTTTATTTTCTCGATTAAATTGCTTCACTTTCGTGCAGAAACCAACCGAATTGTATCTGATGTGCGTGGCCGACGTGCTGATGCCTTCACTGTTCAAAGCTACGGAACCAATGCTACTGCTGTCCTCGTCCTCGAACTCGGCCTGCTTGTACATCATCATCTAAGACAAGACCCATAAATAAGTTGAAACATCGTCATCTAGAGACATAAATACATTTTATAGTTGCtaaattttcttcttattcGTCATAGATAGGGACGTCAGTGTGCAGGGGCAAACGATACTTTTTTCTATAAGCGCTGACACGGAACGACTTTACCGAAGATAAAATAACGTCAAACCAGTCTTGTTATTACACAATAGCTATCGAATACCagataatgtaattaattactCGCAAAGCTTTTTCAAAAAGTCTCGCAgtaaatcgaatcgaatcgaaacgAATGAAAACATCGCGTTACAAATTAGAAACGTGAATTGATCGAGAAAGTACGGATAAGTGCTTGGAACGACACAGAAGAGGCGGCAATGTGAAAATTCAGTGGTGAAATTGCCCGTAGCGATACATTTTTAGACTAAAACTAAAAATACATAACGCCGAGCGAGCCTTAAATCGAAACAAATACCTGGCTTTCGCATTGGAAATTAGACGAAAAATACGATTGTTGGTCAGAAATCGTGTATAGATTAAACATACTGAAATCATCGACTTTAATTTTATCTACGAATGGAATTGAATAGAATCAGTAACCACATATATTCGATACCCCGCGATATCCTCCAATTTAACAGCAATTTGTATAATATTCGCAATTACGCTACATTACGCACGCCGATATTCCAACAACGAGGAAAGCTTCCAATGTCACCATTTCAAAAACGAAAGTAAAAACAATATACGCACATCGGTGTACAAAATCTGGAGTGCGATATAAGatttattaaattgaattttCATCGTGCGTTAAAACCGTCGTATAATTGTTCACAgggtttatatttatttttcaatcttACTAATTTTATTCTATAACAAACAAAATGTTATTGAAACTTTGCAATGTTTCGCATAACACGCTTAATACGCTCGTAAAATGTTTCTACGAGtattcgattatttttgtgtACATACTGTGAGCTTCCTACTTGCTTTGTTTATGGCAACGAAATTCAAATCGAGATCAAGCTGAGCATCGAATGAAATTACAACGCGAACAGTCGTCTTTCGTTACCTGACGTATAATTAATAGAAATGTACATGGGAAATTTGCACTAAACGTGTAAACATGCATAAAACATCGGAAATATTCGCTACGCTATTTA
It includes:
- the LOC126923107 gene encoding endothelin-converting enzyme homolog isoform X4; the protein is MMMYKQAEFEDEDSSSIGSVALNSEGISTSATHIRYNSGISLWRARSLLERCLFIICVGLLFMVVMLSIIISSKNGWEEAQILRVTSHEEVVDFVLDGTHCLTEHCVTVAASIINSIDHSVDPCNDFYEYACGGWIKKNPIPDGNSMWGTFDKFEQDNQLVIKNVLEKPFAEMKSKAEKKAKYYFLSCMDANDTIESLGAKPMLDLLDSIGGWNISGKFNLSEWSLQNSMHILQNVYNMDGLFTWAVNEDDRNSSRHIIQIDQGGLTLPTADDYLNVTEHSKVLAAYLEYMTKIGVLLGGEKNSTRKQMNDVIKFETELARIMTPPEDHRDKEKLYNLMSLDELQNNASFMSWVDYFQNATQLVNKKVTGQTKIVNFAPEYFVKLSKLVLEYNKTNDGKVILNNYLVWQTVRSLTACLSRPFRDAYKGLRKALIGSEGREEQWRYCVSDTHNSMGFAIGAMFVREVFHGKSKPMAEKMIDQVRKAFIKNLKNLDWMDAETRRKAEEKANAITDMVGFPDFILHPNELDERYKDLVVKQNEYFQNNIRVNKYNLRKNLEKLDRPVNKTTWIMTPPTVNAYYWPTKNQMVFPAGILQSPFYDMENPNSLNFGGIGVVMGHELTHAFDDQGREYDLHGNLHQWWNNATIERFKNRTECFVEQYSNFEIHGRHVNGRQTLGENIADNGGLKAAYHAYLSTPRSYKDQLPLPGLNLTHRQLFFVNFAQVWCSSVMSEAIALQIEKDSHCPPKYRVIGSLSNLPEFASEFNCPEESRMNPIHKCEVW
- the LOC126923107 gene encoding endothelin-converting enzyme homolog isoform X3; protein product: MSVKMMMYKQAEFEDEDSSSIGSVALNSEGISTSATHIRYNSGISLWRARSLLERCLFIICVGLLFMVVMLSIIISSKNGWEEAQILRVTSHEEVVDFVLDGTHCLTEHCVTVAASIINSIDHSVDPCNDFYEYACGGWIKKNPIPDGNSMWGTFDKFEQDNQLVIKNVLEKPFAEMKSKAEKKAKYYFLSCMDANDTIESLGAKPMLDLLDSIGGWNISGKFNLSEWSLQNSMHILQNVYNMDGLFTWAVNEDDRNSSRHIIQIDQGGLTLPTADDYLNVTEHSKVLAAYLEYMTKIGVLLGGEKNSTRKQMNDVIKFETELARIMTPPEDHRDKEKLYNLMSLDELQNNASFMSWVDYFQNATQLVNKKVTGQTKIVNFAPEYFVKLSKLVLEYNKTNDGKVILNNYLVWQTVRSLTACLSRPFRDAYKGLRKALIGSEGREEQWRYCVSDTHNSMGFAIGAMFVREVFHGKSKPMAEKMIDQVRKAFIKNLKNLDWMDAETRRKAEEKANAITDMVGFPDFILHPNELDERYKDLVVKQNEYFQNNIRVNKYNLRKNLEKLDRPVNKTTWIMTPPTVNAYYWPTKNQMVFPAGILQSPFYDMENPNSLNFGGIGVVMGHELTHAFDDQGREYDLHGNLHQWWNNATIERFKNRTECFVEQYSNFEIHGRHVNGRQTLGENIADNGGLKAAYHAYLSTPRSYKDQLPLPGLNLTHRQLFFVNFAQVWCSSVMSEAIALQIEKDSHCPPKYRVIGSLSNLPEFASEFNCPEESRMNPIHKCEVW
- the LOC126923107 gene encoding endothelin-converting enzyme homolog isoform X1, with product MWWNRYRKKQSMMMYKQAEFEDEDSSSIGSVALNSEGISTSATHIRYNSGISLWRARSLLERCLFIICVGLLFMVVMLSIIISSKNGWEEAQILRVTSHEEVVDFVLDGTHCLTEHCVTVAASIINSIDHSVDPCNDFYEYACGGWIKKNPIPDGNSMWGTFDKFEQDNQLVIKNVLEKPFAEMKSKAEKKAKYYFLSCMDANDTIESLGAKPMLDLLDSIGGWNISGKFNLSEWSLQNSMHILQNVYNMDGLFTWAVNEDDRNSSRHIIQIDQGGLTLPTADDYLNVTEHSKVLAAYLEYMTKIGVLLGGEKNSTRKQMNDVIKFETELARIMTPPEDHRDKEKLYNLMSLDELQNNASFMSWVDYFQNATQLVNKKVTGQTKIVNFAPEYFVKLSKLVLEYNKTNDGKVILNNYLVWQTVRSLTACLSRPFRDAYKGLRKALIGSEGREEQWRYCVSDTHNSMGFAIGAMFVREVFHGKSKPMAEKMIDQVRKAFIKNLKNLDWMDAETRRKAEEKANAITDMVGFPDFILHPNELDERYKDLVVKQNEYFQNNIRVNKYNLRKNLEKLDRPVNKTTWIMTPPTVNAYYWPTKNQMVFPAGILQSPFYDMENPNSLNFGGIGVVMGHELTHAFDDQGREYDLHGNLHQWWNNATIERFKNRTECFVEQYSNFEIHGRHVNGRQTLGENIADNGGLKAAYHAYLSTPRSYKDQLPLPGLNLTHRQLFFVNFAQVWCSSVMSEAIALQIEKDSHCPPKYRVIGSLSNLPEFASEFNCPEESRMNPIHKCEVW
- the LOC126923107 gene encoding endothelin-converting enzyme homolog isoform X5, giving the protein MSVKMMMYKQAEFEDEDSSSIGSVALNSEGISTSATHIRYNSGISLWRARSLLERCLFIICVGLLFMVVMLSIIISSKNGWEEAQILRVTSHEEDGTHCLTEHCVTVAASIINSIDHSVDPCNDFYEYACGGWIKKNPIPDGNSMWGTFDKFEQDNQLVIKNVLEKPFAEMKSKAEKKAKYYFLSCMDANDTIESLGAKPMLDLLDSIGGWNISGKFNLSEWSLQNSMHILQNVYNMDGLFTWAVNEDDRNSSRHIIQIDQGGLTLPTADDYLNVTEHSKVLAAYLEYMTKIGVLLGGEKNSTRKQMNDVIKFETELARIMTPPEDHRDKEKLYNLMSLDELQNNASFMSWVDYFQNATQLVNKKVTGQTKIVNFAPEYFVKLSKLVLEYNKTNDGKVILNNYLVWQTVRSLTACLSRPFRDAYKGLRKALIGSEGREEQWRYCVSDTHNSMGFAIGAMFVREVFHGKSKPMAEKMIDQVRKAFIKNLKNLDWMDAETRRKAEEKANAITDMVGFPDFILHPNELDERYKDLVVKQNEYFQNNIRVNKYNLRKNLEKLDRPVNKTTWIMTPPTVNAYYWPTKNQMVFPAGILQSPFYDMENPNSLNFGGIGVVMGHELTHAFDDQGREYDLHGNLHQWWNNATIERFKNRTECFVEQYSNFEIHGRHVNGRQTLGENIADNGGLKAAYHAYLSTPRSYKDQLPLPGLNLTHRQLFFVNFAQVWCSSVMSEAIALQIEKDSHCPPKYRVIGSLSNLPEFASEFNCPEESRMNPIHKCEVW
- the LOC126923107 gene encoding endothelin-converting enzyme homolog isoform X2, which encodes MWWNRYRKKQSMMMYKQAEFEDEDSSSIGSVALNSEGISTSATHIRYNSGISLWRARSLLERCLFIICVGLLFMVVMLSIIISSKNGWEEAQILRVTSHEEDGTHCLTEHCVTVAASIINSIDHSVDPCNDFYEYACGGWIKKNPIPDGNSMWGTFDKFEQDNQLVIKNVLEKPFAEMKSKAEKKAKYYFLSCMDANDTIESLGAKPMLDLLDSIGGWNISGKFNLSEWSLQNSMHILQNVYNMDGLFTWAVNEDDRNSSRHIIQIDQGGLTLPTADDYLNVTEHSKVLAAYLEYMTKIGVLLGGEKNSTRKQMNDVIKFETELARIMTPPEDHRDKEKLYNLMSLDELQNNASFMSWVDYFQNATQLVNKKVTGQTKIVNFAPEYFVKLSKLVLEYNKTNDGKVILNNYLVWQTVRSLTACLSRPFRDAYKGLRKALIGSEGREEQWRYCVSDTHNSMGFAIGAMFVREVFHGKSKPMAEKMIDQVRKAFIKNLKNLDWMDAETRRKAEEKANAITDMVGFPDFILHPNELDERYKDLVVKQNEYFQNNIRVNKYNLRKNLEKLDRPVNKTTWIMTPPTVNAYYWPTKNQMVFPAGILQSPFYDMENPNSLNFGGIGVVMGHELTHAFDDQGREYDLHGNLHQWWNNATIERFKNRTECFVEQYSNFEIHGRHVNGRQTLGENIADNGGLKAAYHAYLSTPRSYKDQLPLPGLNLTHRQLFFVNFAQVWCSSVMSEAIALQIEKDSHCPPKYRVIGSLSNLPEFASEFNCPEESRMNPIHKCEVW